The sequence CGCAGCGGATCCGCCAGGCGGCACCGGGCACGGTGCGCACCACGACCGTGCCCAGATAGAGCCCGGCGTCATGGCCGAGCCGGGTCACGGTCTCGGCGTCGTCGCGCCAGCGCGGGACGAGCTGGTCCAGGGCCTGGAGGGAGGCCGGGGTGTCGTCCAGGCGGATGCCCGCGCGGTCCGCCTGTGAGCGCAGCAGCTCGCACTCGGACAGCAGGGCGGCGACGCCCTCGGGGTCGGAAGGCAGTGCCGCGTCGCCGTTCTTCTTGTGCCGGTGGCCCAGGAACGGAAGGTTCATGGACCCAGCGTGGCATCACACGTCGAGGTCGACCACCACGGGCGCGTGATCGGAGGCGCCCTTGCCCTTGCGCTCCTCGCGGTCGACGTAGGCGTCCTTGACGGCCCCCGCGAACGGGGCGTTGCCGTACACCAGGTCGATGCGCATGCCGCGGTTCTTCGGGAAGCAGAGCTGGCGGTAGTCCCAGTAGGTGTAGGGGCGGTCGTACTTCAGCGGGCGCGGCACCACGTCGTTCAGGCCGGCCTCGCGCAGGGAGGTGAGGGCGGCGCGCTCGGCGGGGGTGACGTGGGTGGAGCCCTCGAAGACGGCCGGGTCGTAGACGTCGTCGTCCGTCGGTGCCACGTTGTAGTCGCCCAGGACGGCGAACGGGCGGCTGCCGCCCGCGTCACCGGCGACGGCCGCCTTCAGGGCCTCGAACCACTGGAGCTTGTAGGCGTAGTGGGGGTGCTCCACCTCGCGGCCGTTCGGCACGTACACCGACCAGACGCGGACCGGGCCGCACGTCGCCGAGATGGCGCGGGGTTCCTGCGCACCGTCGTAGCCCGGGTCGCCCGGCAGGCCCTTGACCACGTCCTCGACACCGACGCGGGAGAGCACCGCCACGCCGTTCCACCGGCCGGTGGCGTGGACCGCCGACTCGTAGCCCAGCTCGCGCAGCTGGTCGAACGGGAACTGCTCCTCGGCGACCTTGGCCTCCTGCAGGCACAGCACGTCGGTGCCGCTGCTCTCCAGCCAGGCCAGCAGCCGCGGGAGGCGGGCGGTGATCGAGTTCACGTTCCAGGTGGCGATACGCATGCCTCACAACCTACCCGGAGGGTGTGACAACCGGCCCGGCTCACACCTCGGCGAAGGCTCCCGGGGCCAGCCGCCGGTGGTCGGTGCCGCACAGGGCGCCGATCTGGCGGTCGTAGATGGGGCGGGCGAGGTCGGTGAGCAGGGCGTCGTGGACGTCGTAGGCGCGCTGTGGCCGCACCTCGCGGACGTAGTCGATGACCTCGGAGATCTTGTTCCAGGGGGCCATCACCGGGAGCATCAGGGTCTCCACCGGGTGGCCGGGGACGGTGAGGGCGTCGCCCGGGTGGAAGACCCTGCCGGCGTCGAGCAGATAGCCGACGTTGGTGATGCGCGGGATGTCCGGGTGGATCACGGCGTGCAGTTCGCCGTGGACCTGCACGTCGAAGCCGGCCGCGGTGAAGGTGTCGCCGTGGCCGACGGTGTGCACCCGGCCCGGGAAGGCCGCGGTGATCCGTTCGGCGACGGATTTCAGCGTCCAGATCCGGGCCGCGGGGTTGTTCTCCATCGCGGCCCGGAGCCGGAACTCGTCGAAGTGGTCCGGGTGCTCGTGCGTGACCAGGATGGCGTCGGCGCCGAGCGCGGCGTCCTCCTCGCTGAAGCCGCCGGGGTCGATGACGAGGGTCTGTCCGTCCTTCTCCAGGCGGACACAGGCATGGGACTTCTTCGTGAGCTTCATGCCGGCCATCCTGCCGCGCCGGGCGGCCGGTGTTTCACCCGGCGGGCGTGGTCTCTTCCTGGACGACCTCCTGGGCCACCCGGAAGGCCCTGCTCGCGGCCGGCATCCCGCAGTACACGGCCGTCTGGAGCAGGACCTCCTTGATCTCGTCGGGGGTGAGGCCGTTGCGCAGGGCGGCCCGGGTGTGGGAGGCCAGGTCCTCGAGGTGGCCGCCCGCGACCAGCGCGGTCAGCGTGATGCAGCTGCGGGTACGGCGGTCCAGGCCGGGCCGGTCCCAGATCTCGCCCCAGGTGCAGCGGGTGAGCAGGTCCTGGAAGTCACCGGAGAAACCGTCGGCCGCGGCCAGGGCCCGGTCCACGTGCGCGTCGCCGAGCACCTCGCGGCGGAGCTTCAGCCCCCTCTCGTACCGGTCGGACGGCACGCGGGCC comes from Streptomyces sp. FXJ1.172 and encodes:
- a CDS encoding DUF6278 family protein is translated as MNLPFLGHRHKKNGDAALPSDPEGVAALLSECELLRSQADRAGIRLDDTPASLQALDQLVPRWRDDAETVTRLGHDAGLYLGTVVVRTVPGAAWRIRCDAEPVVLLASGREIEVADAGQGWAASGVPELSQLYAEIAEA
- a CDS encoding exodeoxyribonuclease III yields the protein MRIATWNVNSITARLPRLLAWLESSGTDVLCLQEAKVAEEQFPFDQLRELGYESAVHATGRWNGVAVLSRVGVEDVVKGLPGDPGYDGAQEPRAISATCGPVRVWSVYVPNGREVEHPHYAYKLQWFEALKAAVAGDAGGSRPFAVLGDYNVAPTDDDVYDPAVFEGSTHVTPAERAALTSLREAGLNDVVPRPLKYDRPYTYWDYRQLCFPKNRGMRIDLVYGNAPFAGAVKDAYVDREERKGKGASDHAPVVVDLDV
- a CDS encoding MBL fold metallo-hydrolase, with the protein product MKLTKKSHACVRLEKDGQTLVIDPGGFSEEDAALGADAILVTHEHPDHFDEFRLRAAMENNPAARIWTLKSVAERITAAFPGRVHTVGHGDTFTAAGFDVQVHGELHAVIHPDIPRITNVGYLLDAGRVFHPGDALTVPGHPVETLMLPVMAPWNKISEVIDYVREVRPQRAYDVHDALLTDLARPIYDRQIGALCGTDHRRLAPGAFAEV